The sequence tttcgatataacaCAATTCATTAGGATATTCTTTCCATAAAGTTGAATACGTAAGATAATTTTAggcaaataaatatattacaagactccttattatattttattaatatgaatGTTTTGGTTTATATTTGTTCCATTCGTTAATTTTTGCAGTAGAAGAATTTATCGgcaattattggaaatattcttTCCAAACTACCACTAGTTTATATAATCTCTAAGGCAATGATATTTCCAGACTGTAGCCTACCAATAGAAGACGATTCAGACTACAAATGCAGAGCTTTATTTTCTCGTTATAAATGGAGTGTTTCCGATAATGATTGCGTTCATGAATTTTATGGTGGATGCCATGCTACTAAGAACAACTTCCAGACTAAAGAAGAATGTCTGAATGTGGCCAAACCAGTTTGTgcgacaaaataaaatttgatgaaatattattaaatattgataataaaaatttttcttattccaACGTATGTTTTCTCTTTTCCACTTAGAAGTTTGTTTGGtaagaaaaaagtatataactGATTTTAGAAAGCATAACCCATTAAAATTCCATTCTTGTTTTCACTGAGGCGGAGCGGAATGGTGATCTGATCATTAATCATCTATGGTGACTGTTGACCAAATTACAACTAGAAGTTGGAGATCATTATGTTATAGATTAGGTTCATCACCTTACATGTCATGTAATGGAATATTGAGACACCTCTTGGAGATTTTACATCTTGTAGATATGGGCCTGGTGGATTCGATCTTAATCTTTGAAGCCTTGGCAGTGATAATGTTCCTAAAAGCTTGTAGAAGTGGTTCTAAGATCACAACCGAATGATGTATAGCTTTGTTACATCCTGTGTGTATCCAAAACCAAATATTCC comes from Diorhabda carinulata isolate Delta chromosome 8, icDioCari1.1, whole genome shotgun sequence and encodes:
- the LOC130897243 gene encoding colostrum trypsin inhibitor-like isoform X2, whose amino-acid sequence is MNQIIVIFSCLLVVSMVAAAPSGADDATLVAVKPFQVSDCSLPIEDDSDYKCRALFSRYKWSVSDNDCVHEFYGGCHATKNNFQTKEECLNVAKPVCATK